One Scophthalmus maximus strain ysfricsl-2021 chromosome 1, ASM2237912v1, whole genome shotgun sequence genomic region harbors:
- the LOC118286970 gene encoding calsequestrin-2-like: MQQICLSLLCGLGLHLILLCYAEEGLEFPNFDGKDRVLDVNERNYKKALRRFDLLCLFYHEPVPANKGLQKRFQMTELVLELTAQVLENKDIGFGMVDSQRDAKVARKLGLEEVGSLYVFKDDRVIEFDGELSADTLVEFLLDVLEDPVEMINNPMEVRAFERMEEDIRLIGFFKGEDSYYRAFQEASERFQPYIKFFATFDKTVAKHLSLKMNEVNFYEPFMEEPAILPGRPLSEMDIVEFVNQHRRATLRKLRAENMFETWEDDMDGIHIVAFAEEEDPDGYEFLEILKDVARDNTNNPELSIVWIDPDDFPLLTTYWETTFKLDLFRPQIGIVNVTDADSVWLDMSNDEDLPSAEELEDWIEDVLSGRVNTEDDDESADDQDNSDVTEDDDDEGHDLDDDDDEVDGDD, translated from the exons ATGCAGCAGATCTGTCTTTCTCTACTATGTGGCCTCGGCCTTCACCTGATTCTCCTCTGCTATGCCGAGGAAGGACTCGAGTTCCCCAACTTCGACGGGAAGGACAGAGTGCTGGACGTCAACGAGCGCAACTACAAGAAGGCTCTGAGGAGGTTCGACCTGCTCTGTCTGTTCTACCACGAACCTGTGCCGGCCAACAAGGGTCTGCAGAAACGCTTCCAGATGACTGAgctggtgctggag CTCACAGCTCAGGTCCTGGAGAACAAGGACATCGGCTTCGGGATGGTGGACTCCCAGAGGGACGCCAAAGTAGCCAGAAAACTGG GTCTGGAGGAGGTGGGCAGCCTGTACGTGTTCAAGGACGACCGCGTCATCGAGTTTGACGGGGAGCTCTCAGCCGACACGCTGGTGGAGTTCCTGTTGGAC GTGTTGGAGGACCCAGTGGAGATGATCAATAACCCCATGGAGGTGCGAGCCTTTGAGAGAATGGAGGAGGACATCCGCCTCATCGGCTTCTTCAAGGGAGAAGACTCAT ACTACAGAGCCTTTCAGGAGGCGTCGGAGCGTTTTCAACCCTACATCAAGTTCTTTGCTACATTCGATAAAACT GTGGCCAAACATCTCTCCCTCAAGATGAACGAAGTGAATTTCTACGAGCCGTTCATGGAGGAGCCGGCCATCCTGCCCGGCAGACCTCTATCGGAGATGGACATAGTCGAGTTTGTCAACCAGCACAGACG GGCGACACTGAGGAAGCTCCGGGCAGAGAATATGTTTGAAACTTGG GAAGACGATATGGACGGAATACACATCGTTGCTTTTGCCGAAGAAGAAGATCCAG ATGGCTACGAGTTCCTGGAGATCCTGAAGGACGTAGCCAGAGACAACACCAACAACCCAGAGCTCAGCATCGTCTGGATCGACCCTGACGACTTTCCTCTG CTCACCACTTACTGGGAGACAACCTTCAAGTTGGACCTGTTCAGGCCTCAAATCGGTATCGTCAACGTCACTGAT GCGGACAGCGTGTGGCTGGACATGTCCAACGACGAGGACCTGCCCAGtgccgaggagctggaggactggATCGAGGACGTCCTGTCGGGGAGGGTGAACaccgaggacgacgacgagtcCGCCGACGACCAGGACAACTCTGACGTCAcagaggacgacgacgacgaaggtCATGACcttgacgatgatgacgatgaagtGGATGGTGATGACTGA